One genomic region from Leptolyngbyaceae cyanobacterium JSC-12 encodes:
- a CDS encoding condensin subunit Smc (IMG reference gene:2510093969~PFAM: RecF/RecN/SMC N terminal domain; SMC proteins Flexible Hinge Domain~TIGRFAM: chromosome segregation protein SMC, primarily archaeal type), with protein MYVKRLELTNFKSFGGKTVIPLLPGFTVISGPNGSGKSNLIDAILFCLGLAGSKGMRAERLPDLVNHTQSTRNRSTIEASVTVTFDLTDEPISIDDEIEQAVSGNRADSNLETMMSENGKAKSANGSNGNGHIEHRLNSKNNDSHNGLREWSVTRKLRVTQQGTYTSNYYMNGEPCTLTELHEALGRLRIYPEGYNVVLQGDVTRIISMNPRERREIIDELAGVAAFDRKISQAKDKLDAVKDREDKYHIVEQELIAQRDRLAQDRIKAEKYKKLRQELQTKEQWEAVIQRRQVVRQIEQLQQQITADDKAIADFTEQIATLATEIQRSTVELEQLNARVKALGEEELLALQATLATQEAELRQLQRQESDLQAARKELEANLTRTQQELLENQQQLNTLNQEQQRLESQELSSLQTARDQALQQLEQSREAATASAASAEAWVQEQTSLRHRIDTLLETLEPQRSEQARLRERTLQLERQIQEQTQTLRSLEQQLAKKQEQQATTTIQQTESQQQIQVLAAKLAAAEQELQIQQETRTRLLNEQRENQRRLDKLEAQTQAMQEAQGTHATQLILQMNLPGVCGLVAQLGWVEPRYQLALETAAGARLGNLVVEDDGVAAAAIELLKQRKAGRATFLPLNKLQPGRFPSRGMLRSLPGCIGFAVDLIKFDSQYRDVFAYVFGTTLVFETLSEARRYLGEHRMVTIDGELLEASGAITGGSINTRQALHFGTMDSGESDEVKALRDRLQEIERILTHCENAIFRATNLVKERTQELTELRQQHREHQLKAEQFTNELKSLSTQQASLSTQLDQYTQELQTCQTHLQRLDTEIPAHEEELHQYRQALSELEQSHTHSEWQQIQATLRSQEADLSQKELALRTAEQRIRDLDNQQQRLQEKVQQQQQRLQELRTQQATQLNQESAVGSQQSELEQQITDTRSAQVMLEQRLGTEKTQRDRVERQLRDQQIQQQQREWDRQKVQETQQSRRENLIALQEQLQAQQLDLPELLPEVPENIGLEQLQQELRSLQKRLQAMEPVNMLALEEYDRTQARLNELTEKLRTLEEERTELLLRIENFTTLRQRAFMEAFDAVNENFQSIFATLSDGDGRLQLDDPQAPFNGGLNLIAHPKGKPVQRLASMSGGEKSLTALSFIFALQRYRPSPFYAFDEVDMFLDGANVERLARMIKQQAEQAQFIVVSLRRPMIESAQRQIGVTQARGAFTQVLGIDLTPQRASL; from the coding sequence AGGATTTACAGTGATTTCGGGTCCAAACGGCTCTGGAAAATCTAACTTAATTGACGCGATTTTATTTTGCTTAGGATTGGCAGGCTCTAAAGGGATGCGGGCAGAACGATTGCCTGATTTGGTCAATCATACCCAAAGCACTCGCAACCGCTCGACAATCGAAGCTAGTGTCACGGTTACCTTTGATCTCACAGATGAACCTATCTCGATTGACGATGAGATTGAACAGGCAGTCAGCGGGAATAGGGCTGACTCCAACCTGGAAACAATGATGTCCGAAAATGGAAAGGCTAAAAGCGCCAATGGCTCAAATGGTAATGGGCATATTGAACATCGGCTGAACAGCAAGAACAATGACAGCCATAACGGATTGCGGGAATGGAGCGTGACTCGAAAGTTGCGCGTGACTCAGCAGGGTACCTATACCTCCAACTACTACATGAACGGGGAGCCATGTACCTTGACGGAGTTGCACGAGGCATTGGGGCGATTACGTATCTACCCAGAGGGCTATAACGTGGTGCTACAGGGGGATGTTACCCGCATTATCTCGATGAATCCCCGGGAACGACGAGAAATTATTGATGAACTAGCGGGTGTTGCTGCTTTTGATCGCAAAATTTCCCAGGCAAAAGATAAGCTGGATGCCGTCAAAGACCGGGAAGATAAGTATCATATTGTGGAGCAGGAGTTAATCGCTCAGCGCGATCGCCTCGCTCAAGACCGGATCAAGGCTGAAAAATATAAAAAACTGCGGCAGGAACTGCAAACCAAAGAGCAGTGGGAAGCGGTAATTCAGCGGCGGCAGGTGGTTCGGCAAATCGAGCAACTCCAGCAGCAGATTACCGCAGATGACAAAGCGATCGCCGACTTTACAGAACAGATTGCTACATTAGCCACAGAAATTCAGCGATCAACGGTTGAACTGGAGCAATTGAATGCTCGTGTGAAAGCGTTGGGCGAAGAAGAATTGCTGGCATTACAGGCAACGCTGGCAACGCAAGAAGCCGAGTTGCGGCAACTTCAACGCCAGGAAAGCGATTTGCAAGCGGCGCGAAAGGAGTTGGAAGCAAATCTGACCCGTACCCAGCAAGAACTTCTAGAGAATCAGCAGCAACTGAACACTCTTAACCAGGAGCAGCAGCGGCTAGAAAGTCAGGAATTATCTAGTCTGCAAACTGCTCGCGATCAAGCTTTACAGCAACTAGAACAAAGTCGGGAAGCTGCAACTGCTTCGGCTGCCAGTGCTGAAGCCTGGGTGCAGGAACAAACTAGCCTGCGCCATCGAATCGACACATTGTTGGAAACTCTTGAACCGCAGCGTTCTGAACAAGCCCGACTGCGGGAACGTACTCTCCAGTTGGAACGGCAAATTCAAGAGCAAACCCAAACTCTGCGATCGCTGGAACAGCAACTCGCCAAAAAGCAGGAACAGCAGGCTACGACCACTATTCAACAAACTGAGTCTCAGCAGCAAATTCAGGTATTAGCCGCTAAACTTGCCGCTGCTGAACAAGAACTCCAGATTCAGCAAGAAACTCGAACCCGTTTGCTGAATGAACAACGGGAAAACCAGCGTCGCCTCGACAAGTTGGAAGCCCAGACTCAGGCAATGCAGGAAGCCCAGGGAACTCACGCCACTCAGTTAATTTTGCAAATGAACCTGCCAGGGGTGTGTGGGTTGGTAGCTCAACTGGGATGGGTAGAACCCCGTTACCAACTGGCACTGGAAACTGCAGCTGGAGCCAGATTAGGTAATCTGGTGGTTGAGGATGATGGGGTTGCGGCAGCAGCAATTGAGCTACTAAAGCAGCGCAAAGCCGGACGAGCAACTTTTCTGCCGTTGAATAAACTTCAGCCAGGACGCTTCCCCTCTAGAGGCATGCTGCGATCGCTGCCTGGCTGTATAGGCTTTGCGGTTGACCTGATTAAGTTTGACTCTCAATATCGCGATGTATTTGCCTACGTTTTTGGCACGACTCTCGTATTTGAAACCCTCAGCGAGGCTCGCCGCTACCTGGGAGAGCACCGCATGGTTACTATTGATGGGGAATTGCTGGAAGCCTCTGGAGCCATCACAGGTGGCAGCATTAATACGCGCCAAGCTCTGCACTTTGGCACAATGGATTCTGGCGAATCTGATGAAGTCAAAGCGTTACGCGATCGCCTCCAGGAAATTGAGCGCATCCTCACCCACTGTGAAAATGCCATCTTCCGCGCTACTAACCTGGTGAAAGAACGCACTCAGGAACTCACCGAACTGCGCCAGCAACATCGAGAACACCAGCTCAAAGCTGAGCAATTCACCAATGAGCTGAAATCCCTCAGTACGCAGCAGGCAAGCCTCAGTACGCAACTCGATCAGTACACTCAGGAACTCCAGACGTGCCAAACCCATCTGCAACGTCTAGACACTGAAATTCCTGCTCACGAAGAAGAACTGCATCAGTATCGCCAAGCCCTGAGTGAACTGGAACAGTCCCATACTCACAGTGAATGGCAGCAGATCCAGGCAACCCTGCGATCGCAAGAAGCCGACCTCAGCCAGAAAGAACTCGCTCTCCGCACTGCTGAACAACGCATTCGGGATCTGGATAATCAGCAACAACGCCTCCAAGAGAAAGTTCAGCAGCAGCAACAACGTTTACAGGAACTCCGAACTCAGCAAGCGACGCAGTTAAATCAGGAGTCGGCAGTCGGCAGTCAGCAGTCAGAATTAGAGCAGCAGATTACAGACACACGCTCTGCCCAGGTGATGTTGGAACAACGGTTGGGAACCGAAAAAACACAACGCGATCGCGTGGAGCGGCAACTACGAGACCAACAAATTCAGCAGCAACAGCGAGAATGGGATCGGCAGAAGGTTCAGGAAACTCAGCAGTCTCGTCGAGAAAACCTCATTGCCCTACAAGAACAACTCCAGGCGCAGCAGTTGGATCTGCCTGAACTCCTGCCAGAAGTGCCAGAAAATATTGGGCTAGAGCAGTTACAGCAAGAACTGCGATCGCTACAAAAACGGCTCCAGGCAATGGAACCCGTGAATATGCTCGCTCTGGAAGAGTATGACCGTACTCAGGCGCGGCTCAACGAACTCACAGAAAAACTGCGCACTTTGGAAGAAGAACGCACTGAGCTATTGTTAAGAATTGAGAATTTTACGACTCTGCGGCAACGCGCTTTCATGGAAGCCTTCGATGCCGTCAACGAAAATTTTCAATCCATCTTTGCCACCCTGTCGGATGGGGATGGTCGCCTCCAATTGGATGATCCGCAAGCCCCATTTAATGGGGGGTTAAACCTGATTGCCCATCCCAAAGGTAAACCCGTGCAGCGCCTGGCTTCTATGTCTGGAGGCGAAAAATCCCTCACCGCTCTTAGCTTTATCTTTGCCCTACAACGCTATCGCCCATCCCCTTTCTATGCTTTTGACGAAGTAGATATGTTTCTCGACGGAGCAAACGTAGAACGATTAGCTAGAATGATCAAACAACAAGCAGAACAAGCTCAATTCATCGTGGTAAGTCTTCGGCGACCCATGATTGAATCGGCGCAGCGCCAAATTGGTGTTACGCAGGCAAGAGGGGCGTTCACCCAGGTTTTGGGGATTGACTTAACGCCGCAACGTGCTTCACTGTAA